One Luteitalea sp. DNA segment encodes these proteins:
- a CDS encoding radical SAM protein: MTHLRVRAERKARLVRKFARGFVETSHPLLVHIIPTRRCNIECGYCNEYDKVSQPVPTEVMLARIDQLARLRASVVAFSGGEPLLHPDLDQLIGHIRSRGMMAGLITNGYLLSPKRIVALNDAGLDFLQISIDNVEPDEVSKKSLRLLDKKLTWLRDYGVFDVNINSVVGGGIKNPEDARTITRRARELGFSTSIGIIHDGNGHLKPLGPVERRVFDEVSREISGGWQIVKNLYSGIRGFQDNLAEGKPNVWRCRAGARYLYVCEDGLVHYCSQQRSYPGVPLIGYTVDDIKREFLTPKSCAPFCTVGCVHRVSMMDFWRAPQSVPVPPSMPVDGRAEL; the protein is encoded by the coding sequence ATGACGCACCTGCGCGTGCGCGCCGAGCGCAAGGCGCGGCTGGTCCGGAAGTTCGCGCGTGGATTCGTCGAGACGTCGCATCCGCTCCTCGTCCACATCATTCCTACGCGCCGCTGCAACATCGAGTGCGGGTATTGCAACGAGTACGACAAGGTCTCGCAGCCAGTGCCGACCGAGGTCATGCTGGCGCGCATCGATCAGCTCGCTCGGCTGCGCGCTTCTGTCGTGGCGTTCAGCGGAGGAGAGCCGCTGCTGCATCCCGATCTCGACCAGCTCATTGGCCACATTCGATCGCGCGGGATGATGGCCGGCTTGATCACCAACGGCTACCTGCTGTCGCCCAAGCGGATCGTTGCGCTCAACGACGCCGGGCTGGACTTTCTCCAGATCAGCATCGACAACGTAGAGCCCGATGAGGTTTCGAAGAAGAGCCTACGGCTGCTGGACAAGAAGCTCACATGGCTCCGCGACTACGGCGTCTTCGATGTCAACATCAACTCGGTCGTGGGTGGCGGCATCAAGAACCCAGAGGATGCCCGCACCATCACACGACGGGCGCGTGAGCTCGGTTTTTCGACGTCGATCGGCATCATCCACGACGGGAACGGTCATCTGAAGCCGCTCGGGCCGGTCGAGCGACGCGTGTTCGACGAGGTTTCGCGCGAGATCAGCGGTGGCTGGCAGATCGTCAAGAACCTCTATTCGGGGATCCGTGGCTTCCAGGACAATCTGGCGGAAGGTAAGCCCAACGTGTGGCGCTGCCGTGCGGGGGCGCGCTACCTCTATGTGTGCGAGGACGGTCTCGTCCATTACTGCTCACAGCAGCGCAGTTATCCTGGGGTCCCGCTGATCGGGTACACAGTCGATGACATCAAGCGAGAGTTCCTCACACCCAAATCGTGTGCGCCGTTCTGCACCGTCGGCTGTGTCCACCGCGTGTCGATGATGGACTTCTGGCGAGCACCGCAGAGTGTTCCGGTGCCGCCGAGCATGCCGGTGGACGGGAGGGCGGAGCTTTAA
- a CDS encoding radical SAM protein: MEGIIRAWGRILRGYTPNLSIEITRECPLRCPGCYAYGDDHLGGEVNLRQMSDYRGDALVDGVIKLVREHRALHLSIVGGEPLVRYRELNVLLPKLEAMGIYTQVVTSAVRPIPPEWAAIRRLQIVVSIDGLPPEHDVRRKPATYDRILKHIVGQQITVHCTVTRQQVGRDGYLDEFIDLWSRNDDTQQIWVSLYTPQVGEQSPEMLTPEDRQRVVGDLLRLRAKYPKLAMPKGMIEVYSEPPPSPEECIFAKTTTCISSDLEARVTPCQFGGEPDCSQCGCIASAGLGAVGRHRLRGGLRVGAIFDTSFKVGAAVRRVRDRVSSASN; the protein is encoded by the coding sequence ATGGAAGGCATCATTCGTGCGTGGGGACGCATCCTTCGCGGCTACACGCCCAACCTGTCGATCGAGATCACCCGCGAGTGCCCGCTGCGGTGCCCTGGCTGCTATGCGTATGGCGATGATCACCTCGGTGGCGAGGTCAATCTCCGCCAGATGAGCGACTATCGCGGGGACGCGCTGGTGGACGGCGTCATCAAGCTCGTCCGTGAGCACCGCGCGCTTCACCTGTCCATTGTTGGCGGTGAGCCGCTCGTCCGGTATCGGGAGCTCAACGTGCTCCTCCCAAAGCTCGAGGCAATGGGCATCTACACACAGGTCGTCACGAGCGCGGTCCGGCCGATCCCGCCCGAGTGGGCGGCCATTCGCCGCCTCCAGATCGTTGTCTCGATCGATGGGCTCCCACCCGAGCACGACGTGCGCCGCAAACCGGCCACCTACGATCGCATCCTCAAGCACATCGTCGGACAACAGATCACGGTCCACTGCACGGTGACACGCCAGCAGGTCGGTCGAGACGGATACCTCGACGAGTTCATCGACCTGTGGTCGCGCAACGACGATACGCAGCAGATTTGGGTCAGCCTCTACACGCCCCAAGTCGGCGAGCAGTCTCCAGAGATGCTGACCCCCGAGGATCGCCAGCGCGTCGTCGGCGACCTCCTTCGTCTCCGCGCGAAGTATCCGAAGCTCGCCATGCCCAAGGGTATGATCGAGGTCTACTCCGAGCCGCCTCCGTCACCGGAGGAGTGCATCTTCGCCAAGACGACGACGTGCATCTCGTCAGACCTCGAGGCGCGGGTCACGCCTTGCCAGTTTGGAGGAGAGCCTGACTGCTCGCAGTGCGGCTGCATCGCGTCGGCGGGGCTGGGAGCGGTCGGTCGACATCGGCTGCGTGGCGGCTTGCGCGTGGGAGCGATCTTCGACACGTCGTTCAAGGTCGGCGCAGCCGTCAGGCGGGTCCGCGACCGGGTGTCCTCGGCGAGCAACTAG
- a CDS encoding DUF309 domain-containing protein, with translation MCCSDPTPPLLLQGIEELNAGRYFEQHETLEILWRAETRPVRRLYQGVLQIGVAFHHLQDGNYHGTVYMLTRGSSYLRDLPPICLGVDVARLLVDAARALAEVERLGPARLSEFAWSLAPRVRLVTR, from the coding sequence ATGTGCTGCAGCGACCCCACGCCGCCCCTCCTGCTTCAAGGCATCGAGGAGCTCAATGCCGGCCGGTACTTCGAACAGCACGAAACGCTCGAGATCCTGTGGCGCGCTGAAACGCGCCCTGTGCGCCGATTGTATCAGGGCGTCCTCCAGATCGGCGTTGCGTTTCACCATCTGCAAGATGGCAACTATCACGGTACGGTCTACATGCTGACGCGCGGCTCCAGTTATCTGCGTGACCTGCCGCCCATCTGTCTCGGCGTCGACGTCGCGCGGCTCTTGGTTGACGCCGCACGTGCGCTGGCCGAGGTCGAGCGCCTCGGTCCCGCGCGTCTCTCCGAGTTCGCCTGGTCGCTCGCGCCGCGCGTGAGGTTGGTGACGAGGTGA
- a CDS encoding SET domain-containing protein-lysine N-methyltransferase, which yields MRRANLGTNGSQPRKWSKRQWLKRTRSEAASHARLVQGRLIVTAPPRLEPPAIERRRSRVHGWGVFALEPISKNKRIVDYAGELVANSRATPREERYLEEGCIWCFQLNRLWVIDAGVGGNIARFINHSCQPNCHSRIERGLIWICASRVIRRGEELTYNYFTEGAAEIPCGCRPGCQNML from the coding sequence ATGCGGAGGGCGAACTTGGGAACGAACGGATCACAACCGAGGAAGTGGTCCAAGCGGCAATGGCTAAAGCGTACCAGATCGGAGGCGGCGTCTCATGCTCGCCTCGTCCAAGGACGGCTCATCGTCACGGCGCCACCGCGGCTCGAGCCGCCGGCGATCGAGCGCCGGCGCTCGCGCGTGCACGGATGGGGCGTCTTCGCGCTCGAGCCAATCTCGAAGAACAAGCGCATCGTGGACTACGCGGGGGAGCTCGTTGCCAATTCGCGAGCAACGCCGCGTGAAGAAAGATACTTGGAAGAGGGCTGCATCTGGTGCTTTCAACTCAATCGTCTCTGGGTGATTGATGCCGGCGTCGGGGGCAACATCGCCCGCTTCATCAATCACTCGTGCCAGCCCAACTGCCATAGCCGCATCGAGCGTGGCTTGATCTGGATCTGCGCGTCCCGCGTCATTCGACGGGGTGAAGAGCTGACCTACAACTACTTTACCGAGGGCGCTGCCGAGATCCCGTGCGGCTGCCGTCCCGGGTGCCAGAATATGCTCTAG
- a CDS encoding alpha/beta fold hydrolase: MHVLYLHGFASSPSSSKARFFAERLATKGLTLHCPDLNEPDFSTLTVTRMLQATEDAMRRLAPDRVVLIGSSLGALVAWRTAVRLHPDATHPVDRVVLLAPALEFGHDRLGLTEGELCEWERTGWREVLHHAYGEVRRIHFEIYRDAARYDSEGVDVRVQTLIFQGRRDELVDADAVARFARARKSHVTLHLLEDGHQLLNHMELMWRETSTFLGLDADVALRPT, from the coding sequence ATGCACGTCCTCTACCTCCACGGCTTCGCTTCCTCCCCGAGCTCGTCGAAGGCCCGCTTCTTCGCCGAGCGTTTGGCGACCAAGGGTCTGACGCTCCACTGCCCGGATCTCAACGAGCCAGACTTTTCGACGCTCACGGTGACTCGTATGCTGCAGGCCACCGAGGATGCGATGCGTCGGCTGGCGCCGGACCGCGTCGTTTTGATCGGCTCGAGCCTTGGCGCGCTCGTGGCGTGGCGTACGGCGGTGCGACTGCATCCGGACGCAACGCATCCCGTCGACCGCGTGGTACTGCTCGCGCCGGCGCTCGAGTTCGGCCACGACCGCCTCGGGCTGACGGAGGGAGAGCTTTGCGAGTGGGAGCGGACTGGCTGGCGCGAGGTGCTTCACCACGCATACGGCGAGGTGCGGCGCATCCACTTCGAGATCTATCGGGACGCGGCCCGCTACGATTCCGAAGGAGTCGATGTGCGCGTGCAGACACTCATATTCCAGGGGCGGCGGGACGAGCTGGTCGACGCCGACGCGGTTGCACGATTTGCGCGCGCGCGCAAATCGCATGTCACGCTGCACCTGCTCGAGGATGGTCATCAGCTGCTGAACCACATGGAGTTGATGTGGC